From Methanobrevibacter olleyae, the proteins below share one genomic window:
- a CDS encoding Nif3-like dinuclear metal center hexameric protein has product MYANDIFNIIDEMIPRKFALKNDKIGYFGKNFDNLDIKNIKIVMDLLPEDDLKFNKEDLVISHHPPLFMPKTPTYVVHSNWDIIGGGSNDALAYYLGLKPISIFHKQTGIGRICSSAKTLDEFLTLVSYKFGPENLRLVSDGNFNKILRKIAIVSGFGLSNKEFIKLAKDRSVDAFLSGDLNHSNAILARKLGLTLVDVSHHIIEIPGLFALKELIENNEKIDVPVELIDTGIPWRYISAEF; this is encoded by the coding sequence ATGTATGCAAATGATATTTTTAATATTATAGATGAGATGATACCTCGCAAATTCGCATTGAAAAATGATAAAATTGGCTATTTTGGAAAGAATTTTGATAATTTGGATATTAAAAATATTAAAATCGTAATGGATTTATTACCTGAGGATGATTTAAAATTTAATAAGGAGGATTTAGTTATTTCTCATCATCCTCCATTATTCATGCCAAAAACTCCTACATATGTTGTTCATTCTAATTGGGACATAATTGGAGGAGGCTCTAATGATGCTTTAGCTTATTATTTAGGTTTAAAACCTATTTCTATTTTTCATAAGCAAACAGGTATAGGTAGGATTTGCTCTTCAGCTAAGACATTAGATGAATTTTTAACTTTGGTTTCTTATAAATTTGGTCCTGAGAATCTTAGACTTGTTAGTGATGGAAACTTTAATAAAATTCTTAGAAAGATAGCTATTGTTTCAGGTTTTGGTTTAAGCAATAAAGAATTTATTAAATTAGCTAAAGATAGATCTGTTGATGCATTTTTATCTGGAGATTTAAACCATTCAAATGCAATTTTAGCTAGAAAGTTAGGGCTTACTTTAGTAGATGTTTCACATCATATTATAGAGATTCCTGGATTGTTTGCCTTGAAAGAATTAATTGAAAATAATGAAAAGATTGATGTTCCTGTAGAACTGATTGATACTGGCATTCCGTGGAGATATATCTCTGCGGAGTTCTAG
- a CDS encoding heavy metal translocating P-type ATPase has protein sequence MIYDIVYDKGTRLRVRAGKEAFTKEESYGLTETLLEYDFIDAVCISHRNGSILIYYKASSKREEILNILNRISQADLYETKATDKTTLKELSDDFFLRLAKHILKRYLFKVILPIPFRKIIMFYHAAGYILRGLDSLTSFRVDVQLLDGTAIAASLVRRNFKSVASMMFLLSISDMLEDYTIQKTKSTLKSSLALNIDSVWLVEEDGEGNEVERQSPLSEIKKGDKIRIRTGAIIPIDGVIRYGDAMINEASMTGESLAVHKVEGKAVHAGTVVEEGSVVIEVHSVNDETRLNKIIDMIEDSEELKAGIQSKAEKLADSIVPYSLLATAITYLLTRNTTKALAVLMVDFSCAIKLTTPISVISAMKEASDNRMMVKGGKHLEAYANADTIVFDKTGTLTNAHPVLEKVIPCGKYERDEVLRIAACIEEHFAHSVATAIVKQAEKEGLHHEELHSEVEYIVAHGISTTYDGKKAIIGSRHFVEEDEGIKFTKKQEKIIEENVDEYSVIYLAIGKKLQGILCIADPLRDEAHDVISQLKELGITNIVMLTGDSENAANKIANDLDITRYKSQVLPEDKASIIEEIKEEGHQVIMVGDGINDSPALSTADVSVAMRNSSDIAREVADISLLSDDLHDLVTLRNLSTGMIDKINANYRDIVMFNGSLIGLGLLGLISPTTSSSLHNLSTMIFGLRSTRTVLDEKKQIAINREAVNNDDALIGEPAK, from the coding sequence ATGATTTACGATATAGTTTATGATAAGGGTACTCGTTTAAGAGTACGTGCAGGTAAAGAAGCATTTACCAAAGAAGAAAGCTATGGCTTAACTGAAACATTACTAGAATATGATTTCATAGATGCAGTTTGCATTTCACATAGAAATGGAAGTATATTAATTTACTATAAGGCTTCTAGTAAAAGAGAAGAAATTCTTAATATCTTAAACAGAATAAGTCAAGCAGATCTTTATGAAACTAAAGCAACTGATAAAACTACTTTAAAAGAACTATCAGATGATTTCTTCTTAAGATTAGCTAAGCATATCCTTAAAAGATATTTATTTAAAGTAATTTTACCAATTCCATTTAGAAAAATAATAATGTTCTATCATGCAGCAGGATATATACTTAGAGGGCTTGACAGCTTAACAAGTTTTCGTGTGGATGTCCAGCTTCTTGATGGAACTGCCATAGCTGCATCATTAGTTAGAAGAAACTTCAAATCTGTAGCTTCAATGATGTTCTTACTATCTATCTCAGATATGTTAGAAGATTATACTATACAAAAAACTAAAAGTACATTAAAAAGTAGTTTAGCATTAAACATTGATAGTGTATGGCTAGTTGAAGAAGATGGTGAAGGAAATGAAGTTGAAAGGCAATCCCCACTATCTGAAATTAAAAAAGGAGATAAAATAAGAATAAGAACAGGTGCAATCATTCCTATTGATGGAGTTATTAGATATGGGGATGCCATGATCAATGAAGCATCAATGACTGGAGAATCATTGGCAGTACATAAAGTTGAAGGAAAAGCTGTACATGCAGGAACAGTAGTTGAAGAAGGATCAGTAGTTATTGAAGTGCATTCTGTTAATGATGAAACTAGATTAAATAAGATTATCGATATGATTGAAGATTCAGAAGAATTAAAAGCAGGTATTCAAAGTAAAGCAGAAAAACTAGCAGATTCAATTGTCCCTTACAGCTTACTTGCAACTGCAATCACATACTTACTTACTAGAAATACTACAAAAGCATTGGCGGTATTGATGGTAGACTTTTCATGTGCAATTAAATTGACCACTCCAATTTCAGTTATATCTGCAATGAAAGAAGCTTCAGACAATAGGATGATGGTAAAAGGTGGAAAACACCTGGAAGCATATGCTAATGCAGATACCATAGTATTTGATAAAACAGGCACTTTAACTAATGCCCATCCAGTTTTAGAAAAGGTTATTCCCTGTGGAAAATATGAAAGAGATGAAGTGCTACGAATTGCAGCATGTATTGAAGAGCATTTTGCCCACAGCGTAGCAACAGCTATTGTAAAACAAGCTGAAAAAGAGGGTTTACACCATGAAGAGCTTCACAGCGAAGTAGAGTACATTGTTGCACATGGGATTTCAACTACTTATGATGGCAAAAAGGCAATCATCGGAAGTAGACACTTTGTAGAAGAAGATGAAGGAATCAAATTCACTAAAAAGCAGGAAAAAATTATTGAAGAAAATGTAGATGAATATTCAGTAATCTATCTTGCAATTGGTAAAAAACTTCAAGGAATCCTATGTATTGCAGACCCTCTAAGAGATGAAGCCCATGATGTAATTAGCCAACTTAAAGAGTTAGGGATTACTAATATAGTTATGTTAACAGGAGACAGTGAAAATGCCGCAAATAAAATAGCTAATGATTTAGATATTACAAGGTATAAATCACAGGTTCTTCCTGAAGATAAAGCAAGCATCATAGAAGAAATTAAAGAAGAAGGACATCAAGTAATCATGGTTGGTGATGGAATTAACGACTCTCCAGCACTGTCTACTGCTGATGTTTCAGTAGCTATGAGAAATTCATCAGATATTGCAAGAGAAGTTGCAGACATCTCTTTACTTTCAGATGATTTACATGATTTAGTAACCCTTAGAAACTTATCAACCGGAATGATTGATAAAATCAATGCTAACTATAGAGATATTGTAATGTTTAATGGGTCTTTAATTGGACTAGGATTACTTGGACTTATTTCACCAACTACAAGTTCATCATTACACAATTTATCTACTATGATATTTGGCCTGAGAAGCACTAGAACTGTTCTAGATGAAAAAAAGCAAATTGCTATTAATAGAGAGGCAGTTAATAATGATGATGCACTAATTGGTGAGCCTGCAAAGTAA
- a CDS encoding YnfA family protein, protein MIDTLKSIIFFIIAGFFEIGGGYLIWLYIREAKGIEFAILGGIILILYGIVPTFQPATFGKTYAAYGGVFIVLSLLWGWKIDNILPDQLDIIGASIALIGVFVIMYWPRAIA, encoded by the coding sequence ATGATTGATACATTAAAATCTATTATATTTTTTATTATTGCCGGCTTTTTTGAAATCGGTGGGGGATACTTAATTTGGTTATACATAAGAGAAGCTAAGGGAATAGAATTTGCTATTTTAGGTGGAATTATTCTAATCCTTTATGGTATTGTTCCAACATTCCAACCAGCTACATTTGGTAAAACTTATGCGGCTTATGGAGGAGTATTTATAGTGCTGTCCCTTTTATGGGGCTGGAAAATAGATAATATTCTGCCTGATCAGCTTGATATAATTGGTGCATCTATTGCATTAATTGGAGTATTTGTGATTATGTATTGGCCAAGAGCTATTGCATAA
- a CDS encoding DUF6110 family protein: MHRNIVRKMIEHKHALIFVGGVATAIVGKKILESQTTKDYATKGMAKVLTCKGELEESIQDIKDNAEDIYTDAKSSKKEAVCVDVSSEE; encoded by the coding sequence ATGCACAGAAATATTGTAAGAAAAATGATAGAACATAAACATGCTTTAATTTTTGTTGGTGGAGTTGCAACTGCAATTGTTGGTAAAAAAATCTTGGAATCTCAAACTACTAAAGATTATGCTACAAAAGGTATGGCAAAAGTATTAACCTGTAAAGGTGAACTTGAAGAATCTATACAAGATATTAAAGACAATGCAGAAGACATTTACACCGATGCAAAATCCTCTAAAAAAGAAGCAGTATGTGTTGATGTAAGTTCTGAAGAATAA
- the hmd gene encoding 5,10-methenyltetrahydromethanopterin hydrogenase, with protein MKVAILGAGCYRTHAASGITNFSRACEVAEISGKENIAMTHSTIEMGAELLELAGVDEIVVSDPVFDGEFTVVDDFDYAEVIAAHKAGNPEDVMPAIRAKVGELAETIPKPSNGAIHFTHPEDLGMKVTTDDCEAVADADWIMTWLPEGGMQPAIIEKFVDSIKEGAIVTHACTIPTPGLNKIFEDLGKNVNVASYHPGAVPEMKGQVYIAEGFADQASIDTLMELGLKARGSAFTLPANMVGPVCDMCSAVTAITYAGILSYRDTVTQILGAPAGFAQSMANEALTNVVALMQNEGIDKMDDALNPGALLGTADSMNFGPLSEIVPTVLESLEKRSK; from the coding sequence ATGAAAGTAGCAATTTTAGGTGCTGGCTGTTATAGAACTCATGCAGCTAGTGGTATTACAAATTTTTCTAGAGCTTGTGAAGTTGCAGAGATAAGTGGAAAAGAAAACATTGCAATGACTCATTCCACTATTGAAATGGGTGCAGAACTTTTAGAATTAGCTGGAGTAGATGAAATAGTTGTATCTGATCCGGTATTTGATGGAGAATTTACTGTTGTAGATGACTTTGATTATGCAGAAGTAATCGCTGCACACAAAGCAGGAAATCCGGAAGATGTAATGCCTGCAATCAGAGCAAAAGTAGGGGAATTAGCTGAAACTATTCCTAAACCATCCAATGGTGCAATTCACTTTACCCACCCTGAAGATTTGGGAATGAAAGTAACTACTGATGATTGTGAAGCAGTAGCTGATGCAGATTGGATTATGACTTGGTTACCTGAAGGAGGTATGCAACCAGCTATCATTGAAAAATTCGTAGACTCTATTAAAGAGGGTGCAATTGTAACCCATGCATGTACCATTCCAACTCCAGGCTTAAACAAGATCTTTGAAGATTTAGGTAAAAATGTAAATGTAGCTTCTTACCACCCAGGTGCAGTACCTGAAATGAAAGGTCAAGTATACATTGCAGAAGGTTTTGCTGATCAGGCATCTATTGATACTTTAATGGAATTAGGTCTAAAAGCAAGAGGCTCCGCATTCACACTACCTGCAAACATGGTAGGTCCGGTATGTGATATGTGTTCTGCAGTAACTGCTATTACTTATGCAGGTATCTTATCTTACAGAGACACTGTAACCCAAATCTTAGGTGCACCAGCAGGATTTGCACAAAGTATGGCTAATGAAGCATTGACTAATGTAGTGGCATTAATGCAAAATGAAGGTATCGACAAAATGGATGATGCTTTAAATCCTGGTGCATTATTAGGTACTGCAGACTCAATGAACTTTGGTCCTTTATCTGAAATTGTACCTACTGTATTGGAATCTTTAGAGAAAAGGTCAAAATAA
- the feoB gene encoding ferrous iron transport protein B, which yields MANLKIGLAGNPNVGKTTLFNTLTGLNQHVGNWPGKTVAQAKGHYKHSDNEVEVIDLPGNYALSAHSIEEIVSRDFIVDEDSDVIVNIIDAANIERNLYLTVQMMELGANLVIALNMNKYAQDKGYTIDATKLSELLGVPVVEIEANSDIGKEELLKTIEQAALNPVDSSKKLVYHSELKEHLTELQAVIEEDKNLLDVPSSWTAIKLLENDEIVEEKIEGSSKRNNIVNESQKVKDHLKGIFGEGSEEVIANARYAFIEGLLKESLTKPASAKATMSEKIDRILTNRILGLPIFVIIMYLMFDIVANQVGPLQDFVAGLFEMIGEWIIATLGETMLSSFLVDGLIGGVGGVLEFVPQIMMLFLIISFLEDCGYLARAAFVIDRIMHKFVGLHGKAFIPMLLGFGCGIPGIMATRAMENEKDRLITMMIIPFMSCSARLPVYVMLVGVFFSANQGLVITSLYWIGILVAMIVAFILRKTVFKEMEAPFVMELPDYKLPTIRGILMHTLEKSWGFIKKAGTIILLAAIVIWILSYFPAGVEYGSEQSLIGSVGKVAAPVFAPLGFGEWQPAVALVFGLVAKEVVVSTFSSLFGVAEEGAGIAAAMQGIFTPLTAFVFMVFVLLYIPCFAAIGAIKEETGGYKYPLMMCGVTLVTAYIVSFFIYMVGLALGFG from the coding sequence ATGGCAAATCTTAAAATAGGTCTAGCAGGTAACCCTAATGTAGGTAAAACCACTTTATTCAATACTTTAACTGGTTTGAATCAACATGTAGGTAATTGGCCTGGTAAAACCGTAGCACAAGCGAAAGGTCATTATAAACATAGTGACAATGAAGTTGAAGTAATAGATTTACCTGGTAACTATGCTTTAAGTGCTCATTCAATTGAAGAAATTGTATCAAGGGACTTTATAGTAGATGAAGACTCTGATGTAATTGTGAACATTATAGATGCAGCGAATATTGAAAGAAACCTGTATCTTACTGTTCAGATGATGGAGCTTGGGGCTAATTTAGTAATAGCTTTAAACATGAATAAGTATGCCCAAGATAAAGGGTATACTATTGATGCAACTAAGCTTTCTGAATTATTAGGAGTTCCTGTAGTTGAAATTGAAGCAAATAGTGATATAGGTAAAGAAGAATTACTCAAAACTATTGAACAAGCAGCTCTAAATCCAGTGGATTCTTCTAAAAAGTTAGTTTATCATAGTGAACTTAAAGAACATCTCACTGAACTTCAAGCTGTTATAGAGGAGGATAAAAATTTACTTGATGTTCCTTCATCCTGGACTGCAATTAAATTACTTGAAAATGATGAGATTGTTGAGGAGAAAATTGAAGGGTCTTCAAAGAGAAACAATATTGTAAATGAATCTCAAAAAGTTAAAGATCACTTAAAAGGTATTTTTGGAGAAGGTAGTGAAGAAGTAATTGCAAATGCAAGATATGCATTTATTGAAGGCTTGTTAAAAGAATCTCTTACTAAACCTGCTTCTGCAAAAGCAACTATGAGTGAAAAGATTGATAGGATCCTTACAAACAGAATATTAGGTTTACCAATATTCGTTATTATCATGTATTTAATGTTTGATATTGTTGCAAATCAAGTTGGCCCATTACAGGACTTTGTTGCAGGATTATTTGAAATGATTGGTGAATGGATAATTGCAACACTTGGGGAGACTATGCTATCTTCATTCCTCGTAGATGGTCTTATCGGAGGAGTGGGAGGGGTACTGGAATTTGTACCTCAAATTATGATGCTGTTTTTAATCATCAGTTTCCTTGAAGACTGTGGTTACTTAGCAAGGGCAGCATTTGTCATTGATAGAATCATGCATAAATTTGTTGGATTACATGGTAAAGCATTTATTCCGATGCTTTTAGGATTTGGTTGTGGAATACCTGGTATTATGGCAACCAGAGCGATGGAAAATGAAAAAGATAGATTAATCACCATGATGATTATACCATTCATGTCTTGCTCTGCAAGATTACCTGTATATGTAATGTTGGTAGGTGTATTCTTTAGTGCAAATCAAGGGCTAGTTATTACATCTTTATACTGGATTGGTATTCTTGTAGCAATGATTGTTGCATTCATCTTAAGAAAAACTGTATTTAAGGAAATGGAAGCTCCATTTGTTATGGAATTGCCAGACTATAAATTACCTACCATTAGAGGTATATTAATGCACACCCTTGAGAAGTCTTGGGGATTCATTAAAAAAGCAGGTACCATTATTCTTCTAGCAGCTATCGTTATTTGGATTTTAAGTTACTTCCCAGCTGGAGTAGAGTATGGATCTGAACAAAGTTTAATCGGTAGCGTAGGTAAAGTAGCTGCTCCTGTATTTGCTCCTCTTGGATTTGGTGAATGGCAACCTGCTGTAGCACTTGTATTTGGTCTTGTTGCTAAAGAGGTTGTAGTAAGTACTTTCAGCTCACTCTTCGGAGTGGCCGAGGAAGGAGCCGGAATAGCCGCTGCAATGCAAGGTATTTTTACTCCACTTACAGCTTTTGTATTTATGGTATTCGTATTGCTTTATATTCCTTGTTTTGCAGCAATTGGGGCAATCAAAGAAGAAACTGGCGGATACAAATATCCATTGATGATGTGTGGAGTTACTTTAGTTACTGCATATATCGTTAGTTTCTTTATTTACATGGTTGGATTAGCTTTAGGATTCGGTTAA
- a CDS encoding ThiF family adenylyltransferase — MIQEMENSLIPKGSIDLVGFGRLGLRTGINLIQVHRGGPSKITVFDGQKISGSDIIFLLYGAKLGSYKADFLKEISTHSKDFREVISINEYISKDNLDLITGDVVVIEIAGGNTIPTAADIIKKAHENGSKTIGTAGIFGIGDEEIIIGDISEFDDSNPAIEELRKEGIVENHLIVTTNKFIRDSIPITSCVLDNIANVITRETLKLLIEKNRES, encoded by the coding sequence ATGATTCAAGAGATGGAAAATAGTTTAATTCCAAAAGGAAGTATAGATTTAGTAGGCTTTGGTAGATTAGGCTTAAGAACTGGCATTAATCTTATACAAGTTCATAGGGGAGGTCCTTCCAAAATCACTGTTTTTGATGGTCAGAAGATCTCAGGGTCTGATATAATTTTTTTATTGTATGGCGCTAAATTAGGAAGCTATAAGGCTGACTTTTTAAAGGAAATTTCTACTCATTCAAAAGATTTTAGAGAGGTTATTTCTATTAATGAGTATATCTCTAAAGATAATTTGGACTTAATCACTGGTGATGTGGTTGTTATTGAAATAGCTGGAGGCAATACCATACCTACTGCTGCAGATATTATTAAAAAAGCACATGAAAATGGTTCTAAAACAATAGGAACCGCTGGAATTTTTGGCATTGGGGATGAAGAAATTATCATAGGGGATATTTCTGAATTTGATGATTCAAATCCAGCTATTGAAGAATTAAGAAAAGAGGGGATTGTAGAAAATCATTTGATTGTAACTACTAATAAATTTATTCGTGATTCAATTCCAATCACTTCTTGTGTTTTAGATAATATCGCTAATGTCATTACAAGAGAAACTTTAAAATTATTGATTGAAAAAAATAGGGAATCTTGA
- a CDS encoding UPF0254 family protein: MVTIATAECFTHGILAREIHAFAQGYEDNFASSYLNLVNTSQKDCLKDAILENKCSIFDLRDLSVTCGLFIPTLDAVKSILKIENPLEPLKLIDGIKVYDDIGDIEMSILMAEAVKKISNADIGIGTTAGIGYGAMAIVDDDMIISTSSDVNANLIKPNSNNLYNRQKSGIEKTLKILIYYLNDNLDKIKDMSNVKIYYK; the protein is encoded by the coding sequence ATGGTTACTATTGCTACTGCAGAATGTTTTACTCATGGGATTTTAGCTCGTGAAATACATGCTTTTGCTCAAGGTTATGAGGATAATTTTGCATCTTCCTATTTAAATTTAGTTAATACTAGTCAAAAGGATTGTTTAAAAGATGCAATATTAGAAAATAAATGTTCTATTTTTGATTTAAGAGATTTAAGTGTTACATGTGGTTTATTCATACCTACTTTAGATGCTGTAAAATCTATTTTAAAAATTGAAAATCCTTTAGAGCCTTTAAAGTTAATCGATGGGATTAAAGTTTATGATGACATTGGGGATATTGAAATGTCTATACTGATGGCAGAAGCTGTTAAAAAAATATCAAATGCAGATATAGGAATAGGTACAACTGCAGGAATTGGCTATGGTGCTATGGCTATTGTAGATGATGATATGATTATTAGCACAAGCTCTGATGTTAATGCTAATTTAATTAAACCTAATTCTAATAATTTGTACAATCGCCAAAAGAGTGGTATAGAGAAAACTTTAAAAATATTAATTTATTATCTAAATGATAATCTGGATAAAATTAAAGATATGAGCAATGTTAAAATATATTATAAATAA
- a CDS encoding SAM-dependent methyltransferase HcgC family protein has product MNNQDYDTGISLEVFTVKSNIKLIDIFNLILDKKASAVLDLFDSLTNKEIIGKESSIVIIGTYFTGIAIAKYLSNANFKDITIVDIYPHLEGLINSKLGDPINFKDENGNFIKPKGESKLKESEFKYDIKFSSDLDLIKNADVVVDTTGLGGINEDQSESIHTKVFLIEDPIAEENDPFLKNKNNIYSRVNLVKSYYRFVLKTKGLNTKTSGTMTLALDILRQSMNKILTKDGVLYCSFEMTFFEEIIFKEKDLNKFLKLIESPVIKVSTILPFDCDDFIEKFIDEIYSEILIR; this is encoded by the coding sequence ATGAACAATCAAGACTATGACACTGGAATAAGTTTAGAGGTTTTTACAGTAAAATCAAATATTAAATTAATAGATATCTTTAATTTAATTTTAGATAAAAAAGCAAGTGCTGTACTTGATTTATTTGATAGCTTAACAAATAAAGAAATAATTGGTAAAGAAAGTTCGATTGTAATTATTGGCACTTATTTTACAGGAATAGCTATTGCAAAATATTTATCAAATGCTAATTTTAAGGACATAACTATCGTTGATATTTATCCTCATTTAGAGGGTTTAATAAATTCTAAATTAGGAGATCCTATAAATTTCAAAGATGAAAATGGAAATTTCATTAAACCTAAAGGGGAAAGCAAGCTTAAAGAATCTGAATTTAAATATGATATAAAGTTTTCATCAGATTTAGATTTAATAAAAAATGCTGATGTTGTAGTTGATACAACTGGTTTAGGTGGAATAAATGAAGATCAGTCTGAATCTATTCATACAAAGGTATTTTTAATTGAAGATCCTATAGCTGAAGAAAATGATCCTTTTTTAAAAAATAAAAACAATATATACAGTCGAGTTAATTTAGTTAAGTCCTATTATCGATTTGTTCTTAAAACTAAAGGATTAAATACAAAAACTTCTGGAACTATGACTTTGGCATTAGATATTTTAAGACAATCAATGAATAAGATATTAACTAAAGATGGTGTTCTTTATTGTTCTTTTGAAATGACATTTTTTGAAGAGATTATCTTTAAAGAAAAGGACTTAAATAAATTCTTAAAGTTAATTGAATCTCCAGTTATTAAAGTTTCAACTATCCTACCTTTTGACTGTGATGATTTCATTGAAAAGTTTATCGATGAAATTTATTCAGAAATCTTAATTAGATGA
- a CDS encoding FeoA family protein, translated as MIKKLSELKSGESGILNSYGSGGDLELKRHLLGMGFVKGADVIVEKVAPLGDPMQIKVKGYSVCLRKKEAKNIDIDV; from the coding sequence ATGATAAAAAAATTAAGTGAACTTAAATCTGGAGAATCAGGAATCTTAAATTCTTATGGTTCTGGTGGTGACTTAGAGTTAAAAAGACATTTACTCGGTATGGGTTTTGTTAAAGGTGCAGATGTAATAGTAGAAAAAGTAGCACCTCTTGGAGATCCTATGCAAATTAAAGTAAAAGGATACTCTGTATGTCTTAGAAAAAAAGAAGCGAAAAATATTGACATAGATGTATAA
- a CDS encoding DUF3236 domain-containing protein produces MAFEESIKKASIQSYEGSRKGDTEEEIKEIQNYIRNAKIVVPNKNGIKVEVINEVLKRFKIPPAEHLDVNTNYADFSRTPAISKAKIAIDQSDADLVIARGRLGIPGSGSFLVFMDNKSRILTAASSPSHIIHKQSLEKTVYRETLDALKKVGFKEEM; encoded by the coding sequence ATGGCCTTTGAAGAAAGCATTAAAAAGGCTTCTATTCAATCTTATGAAGGTAGCCGTAAGGGAGATACAGAAGAAGAGATTAAGGAAATTCAGAATTATATTAGAAATGCAAAGATTGTAGTTCCAAATAAAAATGGGATTAAAGTAGAAGTTATTAATGAAGTTCTTAAAAGATTTAAGATTCCTCCTGCAGAGCATTTAGATGTAAATACTAATTATGCAGATTTTAGTAGAACTCCTGCTATTTCAAAGGCTAAAATAGCTATAGATCAATCAGATGCTGATTTGGTTATTGCAAGAGGTCGTTTAGGAATCCCTGGTTCTGGCTCTTTTTTAGTTTTTATGGATAATAAATCTAGAATTCTAACTGCGGCATCCTCTCCTTCCCATATTATTCATAAGCAATCATTAGAAAAAACAGTTTATAGAGAAACTTTAGATGCATTAAAAAAAGTTGGGTTTAAAGAGGAAATGTGA
- the hmdB gene encoding 5,10-methenyltetrahydromethanopterin hydrogenase cofactor biosynthesis protein HmdB gives MIEAILEKAKNREKLSKNELIQLFEIDDDENLKKLYKIASDIRNECSDMIKLTSTIHLTNKCQVQPRCKYCGFAAKTSSIGYYDAFYRSDDEIRDVAICVEKSGIPRISCSGGHGYRGKQAINATKIVKGETSLEILVNVGADLTQDAIDELKKYNVDTICCNLETINEEIFNFVKPGEKLFNRINICKMVSDRGVGLSSGLLIGIGESYEDRVNHLLFLRAFDSLEEIPIMGFNPYVNTPMESYPPCSIEEQLKTIAITRIIYPHIRITVPTPTIGPKNVELPLIAGANNLATVIPEDYPLFVKGVGSPDYGNLDEVISVVEDLGLEVQLHA, from the coding sequence TTGATAGAAGCTATCTTAGAAAAGGCTAAAAATAGAGAAAAATTAAGTAAAAATGAACTGATTCAATTGTTTGAAATAGATGATGATGAAAATTTAAAAAAACTATATAAAATTGCTTCAGACATTCGTAATGAATGCTCTGATATGATTAAATTAACATCTACCATTCATCTTACAAATAAATGTCAAGTTCAACCAAGATGTAAATACTGTGGTTTTGCTGCTAAAACTTCATCTATTGGATATTATGATGCTTTCTATAGATCTGATGATGAAATACGTGATGTTGCAATCTGTGTTGAGAAATCAGGCATTCCAAGAATAAGTTGCTCTGGAGGACATGGTTACAGGGGTAAACAAGCAATTAATGCTACAAAGATTGTAAAAGGAGAAACTTCACTGGAAATATTAGTTAATGTAGGTGCTGACTTAACTCAAGATGCAATAGATGAATTAAAAAAATATAATGTTGATACAATTTGTTGTAATTTAGAAACGATTAATGAAGAGATTTTTAATTTTGTCAAACCTGGTGAGAAATTATTTAATCGTATCAATATATGTAAAATGGTATCTGATAGAGGTGTTGGCCTATCTTCTGGCTTATTGATAGGCATTGGGGAGTCTTATGAAGATAGGGTTAATCATTTATTGTTTTTAAGAGCTTTTGATAGCTTGGAAGAAATCCCAATAATGGGCTTTAATCCTTATGTAAATACTCCAATGGAAAGTTATCCTCCCTGCTCAATTGAAGAGCAATTAAAAACAATAGCTATTACAAGAATTATCTATCCCCATATTAGAATTACTGTTCCAACACCAACTATTGGTCCTAAAAATGTTGAACTTCCTTTAATTGCCGGAGCAAATAATTTAGCAACTGTTATTCCTGAAGACTATCCATTATTTGTTAAAGGAGTGGGATCTCCAGATTATGGCAATTTAGATGAGGTTATTTCAGTAGTTGAAGATCTAGGCCTTGAAGTTCAACTTCATGCTTAA